One Parcubacteria group bacterium DNA window includes the following coding sequences:
- a CDS encoding class I SAM-dependent methyltransferase, with translation MTLTGPDQRTVQIYNRDALAGRMHDPVWADPFSRGAFGSLPQNHLVVDVGCGYGRMVDILDDLGIERYLGVDPAEEQINLARRLHADSPLRTFEVGNIYELGEKYPGRFDGFMLMAVLMHIPAPRLEEAFRSLRKALKVPGTGMFSTPFSTDREEGEVVEVEPGFFLTLHNPDTIRDILLRSGFSTGHPLRSGNMLLGSIETC, from the coding sequence ATGACGCTTACGGGACCCGATCAGCGCACGGTGCAAATATACAACAGAGACGCCCTCGCAGGCAGAATGCATGACCCAGTTTGGGCAGACCCGTTCAGCCGTGGCGCCTTTGGCTCCCTCCCACAGAACCACCTTGTCGTTGATGTGGGGTGCGGATACGGAAGGATGGTCGACATTCTCGACGACCTCGGTATTGAGAGATATCTCGGTGTTGACCCCGCAGAAGAACAGATCAATCTGGCTCGGCGGCTTCATGCCGACTCTCCTCTTCGCACATTCGAGGTGGGCAACATATACGAGCTTGGAGAAAAGTACCCAGGACGATTTGACGGCTTCATGCTTATGGCTGTGCTCATGCACATTCCCGCCCCAAGACTCGAAGAGGCTTTTCGTTCGTTGCGCAAAGCACTCAAAGTACCAGGAACAGGAATGTTCTCAACACCTTTTAGCACAGACCGAGAGGAAGGAGAGGTGGTTGAGGTTGAGCCGGGCTTCTTCCTCACCCTGCACAACCCGGACACCATTAGGGACATCTTGCTCCGCTCTGGTTTTTCTACTGGGCATCCTTTGCGCTCGGGAAATATGCTCCTCGGCTCCATAGAGACCTGCTAA
- the ruvA gene encoding Holliday junction branch migration protein RuvA → MIIRLAGMIYAKGHNYAVIEANDIGYKVHVTPEMLSRMAERERATLWTHQVVREDSTELFGFETRPELEFFEMLIGISGIGPRSAIAILSLAPVTTLKRAIAGEDTTYLTKVSGIGKKTAAKIVLELKEKIVLEDGEEVGNTRSEEGEVLEALVSLGYQLRDAREALKKVGSETLGTNEKIKEALKVLTH, encoded by the coding sequence ATGATTATTCGTCTTGCAGGCATGATATACGCCAAGGGGCATAACTACGCCGTCATTGAAGCCAATGATATTGGATACAAGGTGCACGTAACGCCCGAGATGCTTTCGAGAATGGCGGAGCGCGAACGCGCAACACTCTGGACACATCAGGTGGTCCGCGAAGACTCGACGGAACTGTTCGGATTCGAGACACGCCCGGAGCTCGAGTTTTTTGAAATGCTGATTGGTATTTCGGGCATTGGTCCTCGTTCCGCCATTGCCATCCTCTCCCTCGCTCCCGTTACGACGCTCAAGCGCGCCATTGCTGGAGAAGACACCACGTATCTGACAAAAGTCTCTGGAATTGGTAAGAAAACCGCCGCAAAGATAGTTTTGGAGCTCAAAGAAAAGATTGTCCTTGAGGATGGAGAAGAGGTGGGGAACACCCGTAGCGAGGAAGGAGAGGTTCTCGAAGCTTTGGTCTCCCTCGGATACCAATTGCGAGACGCGAGAGAGGCACTAAAAAAGGTTGGCTCGGAAACACTTGGGACAAACGAGAAGATTAAAGAAGCGCTCAAGGTTCTGACGCACTAG
- the rpsT gene encoding 30S ribosomal protein S20, which produces MPITRGAKKAVRVSERKRVFNDRRRRAMKDVLKSIRKAAEAKNAPEAKKLLSEAYKAIDKAAKRGVIKKNNAARKKSRLVALVKKIQ; this is translated from the coding sequence ATGCCAATTACACGTGGAGCCAAAAAGGCCGTTCGAGTTTCAGAGAGGAAACGTGTCTTTAACGACCGTCGTCGCCGAGCGATGAAGGATGTTTTGAAGAGTATTCGCAAGGCCGCAGAGGCTAAAAATGCGCCAGAAGCCAAGAAGCTTTTGTCCGAAGCCTACAAAGCCATAGACAAGGCAGCAAAGCGCGGAGTTATCAAGAAAAATAACGCCGCACGGAAGAAGTCGCGCCTCGTCGCTTTAGTGAAAAAGATACAATAA
- the murE gene encoding UDP-N-acetylmuramyl-tripeptide synthetase, translating to MDTILFQLKKLIPQKLFSILQPIYHYALALFGALVYRFPSRKIIVVGVTGTKGKTSVIELTNALLEHAGYKTALLNTVRYKIDDESYDNKFKMTMPGRLFVQSLLRKAVQKKCQYALIEMTSEGARQYRHKFIAMDALIFTNLAPEHIESHGSYEKYREAKLSIAKALAASKKARTIMVANKDDNEGGRFLNVSVKEKYPYALPDAEPYEISQDEMWFTFGGARIQTRLRGRFNLYNILAALTFAKSQNVSTEVMKRAIESFNGIPGRMESITLPSTSPLRSKQDFVVVVDYAHTPDSLAKVYDVFQHSRKICVLGATGGGRDRWKRKEMGRIAGDQCTHVILTNEDPYDENPRDIVEDVASGMTQPIYRIIMDRREAIREALKEAETSDTVIITGKGTDPYIMGPNNTKLPWSDARVAREELERVLQSRVSVKQ from the coding sequence ATGGACACGATTCTCTTTCAATTAAAAAAACTTATACCACAAAAGCTGTTTTCCATATTACAGCCCATCTATCACTATGCGCTTGCGCTCTTCGGGGCGCTTGTATACCGTTTCCCTTCACGAAAAATAATTGTCGTGGGTGTCACTGGCACCAAGGGTAAGACGAGTGTCATTGAGCTTACCAACGCACTCCTTGAACACGCGGGGTACAAGACTGCCCTTCTTAACACCGTGCGTTACAAGATTGATGACGAGTCATACGACAACAAATTCAAAATGACGATGCCTGGTCGCCTGTTCGTCCAATCACTTTTGCGCAAGGCAGTACAAAAAAAGTGCCAGTATGCGCTCATCGAAATGACCTCCGAGGGTGCGCGACAATATCGCCACAAGTTCATAGCTATGGATGCCCTCATCTTCACGAACCTTGCGCCGGAACACATCGAGTCGCATGGCTCGTACGAAAAGTATCGCGAAGCAAAGTTGAGCATTGCCAAAGCGCTTGCGGCATCCAAAAAGGCGCGCACGATTATGGTCGCCAACAAAGACGATAACGAGGGTGGGCGCTTTCTTAACGTCTCTGTAAAAGAAAAGTACCCCTACGCACTCCCGGATGCCGAGCCGTACGAGATTTCGCAAGATGAAATGTGGTTTACGTTTGGAGGTGCGCGCATTCAAACGCGCCTGCGGGGACGTTTTAATCTCTACAACATTCTCGCCGCACTTACATTCGCCAAAAGCCAAAATGTGAGTACTGAAGTGATGAAGCGCGCGATTGAATCGTTTAACGGAATCCCCGGGCGCATGGAGTCCATTACCCTTCCCTCAACAAGCCCTCTACGGAGTAAGCAGGACTTCGTGGTTGTTGTGGACTACGCGCATACTCCCGACTCGCTCGCTAAGGTCTATGATGTCTTCCAGCACTCAAGAAAAATCTGTGTTTTGGGCGCAACGGGGGGCGGAAGAGACCGATGGAAAAGGAAGGAGATGGGGCGCATAGCAGGCGATCAGTGCACGCACGTAATCCTGACAAACGAAGACCCGTACGACGAAAACCCGCGCGACATTGTTGAGGATGTCGCGAGCGGCATGACCCAGCCAATTTATCGCATTATCATGGACCGTCGAGAGGCAATTAGGGAGGCCCTCAAAGAAGCCGAGACGAGCGACACGGTCATCATCACCGGGAAGGGCACAGACCCCTACATTATGGGACCCAATAATACAAAGCTCCCGTGGAGCGATGCTCGCGTGGCGCGAGAAGAATTAGAGCGCGTGTTACAATCAAGAGTATCAGTAAAACAATGA